CCCAGTCTGGAGGGTCATTGCCAAATGGAGGGCAAGGTGACAAGCTGCAGTGGTTTCCAGTTCGAGAGTGAGGACGAAAAGGCCACCTTTGATCTGCCAACGGAGGTGAGGATTGCCGAGGATGGCACCACCTACGAGGTGGGCGATGAAATGCCCTCCAGAACCCTGATCTTTGAGAACTGCACCTTCACCAACTTTCCCCTGCGACTTTTCTACACGCTGGAGGTGAGTGAGTTGGATATGCGAAGCTGTGGCATCCGCTTCATCTACTGGGAGAACTTCTCCATTGGAGCCGACAATCTGGTGATCCTCCTGCTGTCGGACAATAAGTTAGAGATGCTGCCCATGGGAACATTCAGGGGAGCGGGAAACCTGGAGTTCCTCTTCCTGAATCGCAATAAACTGAGTAAACTCCATGCGGGTGCCTTCGAGAATCTGAAGAAGTTGCAGTACTTGGATTTGACGGAGAATCGCCTGGAGGATCTGCCAGGGGGTATATTTTCGGAATTGAAAAGTCTTAGACACGTGGGTCTGGCCCACAACCAACTGACCATCATAGAGAGCGATCTATTTGGACAAAATCCCGGACTCTTATCGGTTGCAATGCAGAACAATAGACTTCGGGAGGTGGGCGAGTACGCCTTTCGGTCGAAGGGGCGTGACCATCAGATACAGTATGTAGATCTATCGAATAATCCCCAGCTAACAGTGCtgctgctgaatattaatgcCACCAATCTGACCGTTCGCAATTGTTCGCTGGACCGTGTCAATTTGTACGGTTCGGTGACGAATGTCGATCTGAGCGACAATCGCGTGAGGGAGCTCTATTTTCCCGCCTCGGAGGCCCTGGAGCACCTGGTGCTGCGCAACAATTCGCTGGTCCAGTTGGCCTCTTTGAGCCGCGTTCCCAAGCTGCGACACTTGGACGTGGCCGATAATCCGCATCTGGGTCAGTTGCCCCAGGGTTGGCAAACGCCGGAGCTCCAAATGTTGGTACTACGAAACACTGGACAAGTGGAAGTGCCACTGGAGGCTCTGCAGGGAATGCCAAACCTGCAGAAACTGGACATTTCCTTTAACAACCTCACCGAAATCGATCCCTCAACATTCCCAACTCTTACGCAGCTTACTCACTTCTTTATCCATGGAAACAATTGGAACTGCTTTAGTCTGCGAGTCATAATGGATGTTCTAATCCGTGGCAATGGCATTACCTATACCATCGACGACTACAATCCGAATTTCCCGGGGGAGTATTTCCATGGAATAGCCTGCATGTATCGCTTGTCCGAGAAGGAGTCACTGGACTCTTCTAGCTCCTCCTCGGAACTCTCGGCCAGTGTGGAGTCCTCGCCAAAACAAAGTAGTGTTGAGCCCAGCGAGGTGGAAAAACTGCGTCAGGAACTGAAATCGGTTGTCCAGCACTTTGAGACCAAGTTCGATATGATCTTCAATAAACTAGCCCAGCTGAATGAGCAGATGCAGTCCTTTGAAGTACTTAACAAAACAGTTTGGAGTCAGGTCACCTTATCGGTCTGAGCAATTTTTAATACCTTgtaaaaaaaggaatttattgttttttgatGTGATCAATAAATTTTTCaatatgtttttaattaaaagatccaaatgtatattttctttatCGTCTTAATAGTGCAAGAAAGTTGGTAAGCTTTGGCATCCTCACATTTCCAagttagaaatattttctcttggtttctaaagaattcgcgttatTTCTGATAGTGTTATTCCTTATTACATTCTTTTTCAGTAGATTTCTGCTTCTGCCTTTCTTTTCTGTAGTTTCTGCAGCCCCTTTCGATAATCAATGACCGGCTTTGCTATCCCTCTTAAAATTCCCTTACGTAAAACCTATTTTTGCCTCACATGCCCTAAATCTCTGTTGTTATTCCACCCCCAACCCCCAAAACCAATGCAATTTGCAACATGAGCACATctggtaaatatttttttgtggcTGTGTCGTATGCCTagaataatatttaaacaaaaatattgattttcgAGCCAAGTAAAGTCGGGGCTTTGTGTTCTCTTTCAGAAAGATATTGAAAGAGGTTCATTCAACTcgggcaaacaaacaaataacaaataataggCGCAGGGGTACAAGATTGAGGGTCTCGAAAAAAACTTGCGTAATTGAGAAAATGCCCTCGAGGACCCGAAAGTCAATTGAAAAACGAATATTTCCCAAAAGTAAACAATAATATGGAATTCGATTGAAAGGCTTAAAAATTCAGTAATTAATCGGTTGTCGAATATTCTCCGCTGCGAATGCCAGCGGTCTTAATTATTTATGCTTTATTCCTCCGATTCGTTCGCTCACAATTTATGGGTCTAATTGCCAAGATAAACAAACAGTTTCGGTTTCAGTGCAGCCACTTGGAAAGGAAGCGAAACAAATCCAATCCCACGGAACCCAACGATCACTGGGCGAACTGCTGATCCGTAGTATCGTGTGCATGTGATTAGGAATAGATATACACAGATATTCTCGTTCGTACACGAATATCGAATAAATTCTGTCTATATTGGCAttgcaatttttgtttaacggTAATTGGCACACAACTCGTGCCGATCGCATAGGGCAACTGTAAATGCGAACATTCAATATTACCATAAAGTGCGACTATCGGGGACTTCTAGTAGGCATATCCGCAG
This region of Drosophila subpulchrella strain 33 F10 #4 breed RU33 unplaced genomic scaffold, RU_Dsub_v1.1 Primary Assembly Seq354, whole genome shotgun sequence genomic DNA includes:
- the LOC119559907 gene encoding insulin-like growth factor-binding protein complex acid labile subunit — protein: MYVRNCLLLLWICLLISLAVVIRADGDEDESEGNLSRTVLVPSLEGHCQMEGKVTSCSGFQFESEDEKATFDLPTEVRIAEDGTTYEVGDEMPSRTLIFENCTFTNFPLRLFYTLEVSELDMRSCGIRFIYWENFSIGADNLVILLLSDNKLEMLPMGTFRGAGNLEFLFLNRNKLSKLHAGAFENLKKLQYLDLTENRLEDLPGGIFSELKSLRHVGLAHNQLTIIESDLFGQNPGLLSVAMQNNRLREVGEYAFRSKGRDHQIQYVDLSNNPQLTVLLLNINATNLTVRNCSLDRVNLYGSVTNVDLSDNRVRELYFPASEALEHLVLRNNSLVQLASLSRVPKLRHLDVADNPHLGQLPQGWQTPELQMLVLRNTGQVEVPLEALQGMPNLQKLDISFNNLTEIDPSTFPTLTQLTHFFIHGNNWNCFSLRVIMDVLIRGNGITYTIDDYNPNFPGEYFHGIACMYRLSEKESLDSSSSSSELSASVESSPKQSSVEPSEVEKLRQELKSVVQHFETKFDMIFNKLAQLNEQMQSFEVLNKTVWSQVTLSV